The proteins below come from a single Sorghum bicolor cultivar BTx623 chromosome 4, Sorghum_bicolor_NCBIv3, whole genome shotgun sequence genomic window:
- the LOC8084662 gene encoding 40S ribosomal protein S30 has protein sequence MGKVHGSLARAGKVRGQTPKVAKQDKKKKPRGRAHKRMQYNRRFVTAVVGFGKKRGPNSSEK, from the exons ATGG GTAAGGTTCACGGATCGTTGGCCCGCGCTGGGAAGGTGCGTGGGCAGACGCCCAAGGTGGCGaagcaggacaagaagaagaagcccCGCGGCCGCGCGCACAAGCGCATGCAGTACAACCGCCGCTTCGTGACCGCCGTCGTCGGCTTCGGCAAGAAGCGCGGCCCCAACTCCTCGGAGAAGTAG